One stretch of Miscanthus floridulus cultivar M001 chromosome 18, ASM1932011v1, whole genome shotgun sequence DNA includes these proteins:
- the LOC136522490 gene encoding protein SRG1-like yields MADELWRVPSLVQELAATVKEPPSRYLIPEQDRRDGQLAGAEMPEPVPTIDLRRLFASDGADQEATKLRAALQSWGFFLVTEHGIESSLLDSLTTASREFFRKPLEEKQAYSNLIEGKHWQLEGYGNEQVYTQDQILDWCDRLHLRVEPEDERNMDRWPGHPASFRGLLHEYSQSCKRVKDGILRAVARLLDLDDDDGIIGQFGDRGSTNARFNYYPACPRPDLVLGVSPHNDACVLTLLLADEHVGGLQFHRDGTWYCAPPVRGRPLLVNVGVSLEIMSNGVFKSPVHRVVTNSQKERMSLAMFYATDLEKEVQPIAELLDEKHPARYKKIKYRDLMAAHYEHFSRRERVIESLSI; encoded by the exons ATGGCGGATGAGTTATGGAGGGTGCCGAGCCTTGTGCAGGAGCTGGCGGCTACCGTGAAGGAGCCGCCGAGTCGGTACCTGATCCCCGAGCAGGACAGGCGCGACGGCCAGCTCGCCGGTGCGGAGATGCCGGAGCCCGTCCCGACCATCGATCTCCGCCGGCTGTTCGCGTCCGACGGTGCTGACCAGGAGGCTACTAAGCTGCGCGCGGCGCTGCAGAGCTGGGGGTTCTTCCTG GTTACTGAGCATGGGATCGAGAGCTCACTGTTGGATTCTCTCACCACTGCATCACGGGAGTTCTTCCGCAAGCCGCTGGAAGAGAAGCAAGCGTACAGCAACCTGATTGAAGGGAAGCATTGGCAGCTAGAAGGATATGGAAATGAGCAGGTGTATACCCAGGACCAGATCCTGGACTGGTGCGACCGGCTGCATCTCAGGGTTGAGCCGGAGGACGAGAGAAACATGGATCGCTGGCCCGGACACCCTGCATCTTTCAG GGGTCTTCTGCACGAGTACAGTCAGAGCTGCAAGCGAGTCAAGGACGGGATCCTCCGGGCGGTGGCCAGGCTTCTGgacctcgacgacgacgacggcatcATCGGCCAGTTCGGCGACAGGGGCTCCACGAACGCCAGATTCAACTACTACCCAGCCTGTCCGAGGCCCGACCTCGTCCTCGGCGTCAGTCCTCACAACGACGCCTGCGTCCTGACGCTGCTCCTGGCGGACGAACACGTCGGCGGGCTGCAGTTCCACCGGGACGGGACCTGGTACTGTGCCCCGCCCGTGCGTGGCCGGCCATTGCTGGTAAACGTCGGCGTCTCCTTGGAG ATAATGTCGAACGGGGTCTTCAAGAGCCCGGTGCACAGGGTGGTGACCAACTCTCAGAAGGAGAGGATGTCCCTGGCTATGTTCTACGCTACGGATCTTGAGAAAGAGGTCCAGCCGATCGCTGAACTGTTAGATGAGAAGCACCCAGCACGGTACAAGAAGATTAAGTACAGGGATCTTATGGCTGCTCACTATGAGCATTTCTCTAGAAGGGAGAGAGTTATTGAGTCGCTGAGCATCTAG